The following proteins are encoded in a genomic region of Reichenbachiella sp.:
- a CDS encoding sulfotransferase has product MSNFRIPPISTLSGSTFSNYVRAIKSGRVEWRYYHKVLLTGLVCGLATPFHFWERLREIEKPKGSKSPLFIIGHWRSGTTFLHNLLCQDPNAAYVSTYQSLFPNNMHSKIIFKNFMKMNMPDKRPSDNVRLGIDLPQEDEFALGNWQRLSFYDFFYFPDQFEVLFDRTVEFKGVEQKDIDEWKSAYQGLIRNTQKHGQGNYPILKNPVNTGRVDKLLELFPNAKFLHIYRNPVVVYLSIKKFFLSLFPTLQFQHTTEKQLVDLIMQLYPRLMKRYLDQRHLIPKGQLYELCFEDFEKEPMQYTHEIFSQLNHSNWDEAKAQIQKYLEAQSDYQKNSYQISRFELDRVVKKWAFAFEAFDYDVPENIKVI; this is encoded by the coding sequence ATGTCCAATTTCAGAATACCACCTATATCAACCTTATCAGGCAGTACATTTTCGAATTATGTGCGAGCGATTAAAAGTGGTCGTGTCGAATGGAGATATTACCATAAAGTATTGTTGACAGGATTGGTTTGTGGCTTGGCAACACCTTTTCATTTTTGGGAAAGGCTTCGAGAAATTGAAAAGCCAAAAGGAAGCAAATCTCCCCTTTTTATTATTGGCCATTGGAGAAGTGGTACTACGTTTCTTCACAACCTCCTGTGCCAAGACCCAAATGCTGCCTATGTTTCAACCTATCAATCACTTTTCCCGAACAACATGCATAGCAAAATCATTTTCAAAAACTTCATGAAAATGAATATGCCAGATAAACGGCCCAGTGATAATGTACGACTCGGGATAGACCTGCCACAAGAAGATGAGTTTGCATTAGGCAATTGGCAACGGTTATCCTTTTATGACTTTTTCTATTTTCCTGATCAGTTCGAAGTTTTGTTTGACCGAACCGTTGAGTTCAAAGGTGTTGAGCAAAAAGATATTGACGAGTGGAAGTCGGCATACCAAGGGCTTATCAGAAATACACAGAAACATGGACAAGGCAATTATCCCATTTTGAAAAACCCTGTCAATACGGGTCGAGTAGATAAACTGCTGGAACTTTTTCCAAATGCAAAATTTCTCCATATTTATCGAAACCCAGTGGTTGTTTATCTTTCGATTAAGAAGTTCTTCTTGTCTCTTTTTCCAACCTTACAATTTCAGCACACCACAGAAAAGCAATTGGTGGACTTGATCATGCAACTGTATCCAAGGTTGATGAAACGATATTTAGATCAGCGTCATTTGATTCCGAAAGGACAATTGTATGAATTGTGTTTTGAAGATTTCGAAAAAGAACCCATGCAATACACTCATGAGATTTTCTCACAATTGAATCATTCGAATTGGGACGAAGCCAAGGCTCAAATTCAGAAGTACTTGGAGGCACAGAGTGATTATCAAAAAAACAGCTACCAAATTTCAAGATTTGAATTGGACCGAGTTGTAAAGAAATGGGCCTTTGCCTTCGAAGCCTTTGATTATGACGTTCCAGAAAATATTAAGGTCATTTGA
- a CDS encoding ester cyclase, translated as MTYANNMNPDQNKKYAVAFYQMAYEGNPAKAIELYVGDDYIQHNPDVANGTQGFIDYFERMQREYPEKSIAFVRVIAEGDLVALHTHQTWPGNDQYVTMDFFRFDNNGKIVEHWDAIQQIPETSANPNTMY; from the coding sequence ATGACGTATGCTAATAACATGAACCCAGACCAAAACAAGAAATATGCCGTCGCCTTCTACCAAATGGCCTATGAAGGGAACCCCGCCAAAGCCATTGAACTATATGTTGGTGATGACTACATTCAGCACAACCCTGATGTAGCCAATGGGACTCAAGGATTCATTGACTACTTCGAAAGAATGCAAAGGGAATATCCTGAGAAAAGTATCGCGTTTGTTCGGGTGATTGCTGAAGGAGACCTCGTGGCACTACACACCCATCAGACCTGGCCTGGTAATGACCAATATGTGACTATGGACTTTTTCAGGTTTGACAACAACGGCAAAATCGTAGAGCACTGGGATGCTATTCAGCAGATCCCTGAAACTTCGGCGAACCCTAATACCATGTACTGA
- the fabF gene encoding beta-ketoacyl-ACP synthase II, with product MAERRVVVTGMGAITPLGNDVQTFWDNAVKGVSGAGPITHFNAEKFKTQFACEVKDFDPKLYLDRNEIKRTDLYSQYGLYAAAQAIEDSGFELDKMDPFDVGVIWGTGQGGLETLEQEVQYFMEKDKEPKFNPFLVPKMLTNMCGGMIALKYGFMGIGFTTISACATTNTAIMDAFNYIKLGKAKIFVTGGSEAPITEASIGGFGSMKALSTRNEDPAGASRPYDIDRDGFVMGEGGGALILEDYDHAKARGAKIYAEIVGSAMTNDAYHMTATHPEGLGALRAMEWALKEANLTPSDLDYINTHSTSTPVGDLSEPAAIAKLMDGYENKSVISGTKSMTGHMLGAAGVAEAILSIQSINNNVVPPTINTETIDPEIVGDHDIVTKEAREKEVNVAMSNTFGFGGHNAISIFKAV from the coding sequence ATGGCTGAAAGAAGAGTAGTAGTCACAGGCATGGGTGCAATCACCCCGCTGGGCAACGATGTACAAACCTTTTGGGACAATGCAGTAAAAGGGGTGAGTGGAGCTGGACCAATCACGCATTTCAATGCAGAAAAATTCAAAACACAATTTGCCTGCGAAGTCAAAGACTTCGACCCGAAGTTATATCTGGACAGAAATGAAATCAAACGAACTGACTTATACAGTCAGTACGGATTATATGCTGCTGCACAAGCGATCGAAGATTCTGGTTTCGAATTGGACAAAATGGATCCTTTTGATGTGGGTGTCATCTGGGGAACGGGCCAAGGTGGTTTGGAAACACTGGAACAAGAGGTTCAGTACTTTATGGAGAAGGACAAAGAGCCGAAGTTCAATCCATTTCTGGTTCCAAAGATGCTAACCAACATGTGTGGTGGAATGATCGCCTTGAAATATGGTTTTATGGGAATTGGCTTTACCACTATTTCTGCTTGTGCCACCACAAACACAGCTATTATGGATGCCTTCAATTACATCAAATTGGGCAAAGCCAAAATTTTTGTGACTGGCGGATCAGAAGCGCCAATCACAGAAGCGAGCATTGGAGGCTTTGGATCCATGAAAGCATTGTCCACTAGAAATGAAGACCCTGCAGGAGCATCTCGTCCGTACGATATTGACAGAGATGGCTTCGTGATGGGTGAAGGTGGAGGAGCCTTGATTTTGGAAGACTATGATCACGCCAAAGCGCGAGGTGCAAAAATCTACGCAGAGATTGTAGGGTCGGCTATGACGAATGATGCCTACCACATGACGGCGACTCACCCTGAAGGACTAGGGGCACTTCGTGCCATGGAGTGGGCACTGAAAGAAGCGAATCTGACACCAAGTGATTTGGACTACATCAATACGCATTCTACCTCTACGCCTGTGGGTGATTTGAGCGAACCAGCGGCTATTGCCAAATTGATGGATGGTTATGAAAACAAATCCGTGATCAGTGGTACCAAATCAATGACCGGTCACATGCTGGGTGCGGCAGGAGTAGCTGAAGCCATACTTTCGATCCAGTCGATCAACAACAACGTGGTGCCTCCTACCATCAATACCGAAACGATTGATCCGGAGATTGTAGGTGATCATGACATTGTGACGAAGGAAGCCAGAGAAAAAGAAGTGAATGTGGCGATGAGTAACACTTTTGGCTTCGGTGGCCACAATGCCATTTCGATTTTTAAAGCGGTTTAA
- a CDS encoding TetR/AcrR family transcriptional regulator, with product MSNTRQQILNLAEELIRTRGYHAFSYKDISQKLNVKNAAVHYHFPSKEALGAAIIQDSIDLFKSKEESWDQMSSRDQLQDFISIYQKSNDRKWSCLMGALSASVEALPESMQGKLNEMGKYILDRLTVTLQEGLQSGEFSFPEEPRAKAELIISSLLSSLLLERVMKEKVFDSIKNSIIQSVISNN from the coding sequence ATGTCGAATACCAGACAGCAAATATTGAACCTGGCAGAAGAGCTAATCAGAACGCGTGGTTACCATGCTTTTAGTTACAAAGACATCAGTCAAAAGCTAAATGTGAAGAATGCCGCCGTGCATTATCACTTTCCATCGAAAGAAGCATTGGGCGCAGCGATTATCCAGGATAGTATAGATCTGTTCAAAAGCAAGGAAGAGTCATGGGATCAAATGTCATCCAGGGATCAACTTCAGGATTTTATCAGTATTTACCAAAAAAGCAACGATCGTAAATGGTCTTGCTTAATGGGTGCCTTAAGTGCTTCAGTGGAAGCGCTCCCAGAAAGTATGCAGGGCAAGCTCAACGAAATGGGGAAATACATTCTTGATCGGTTGACAGTCACTTTGCAGGAAGGGCTACAAAGTGGCGAGTTCAGTTTCCCCGAGGAGCCAAGGGCAAAAGCAGAACTGATTATATCTTCGCTGCTTTCTTCACTTTTACTCGAAAGAGTGATGAAAGAAAAAGTATTCGACTCGATTAAAAATTCAATTATTCAATCTGTAATATCAAATAACTAA
- a CDS encoding VOC family protein has translation MKRFFTTMMLCCLAASYSKGQNMESSINTTKDMNSFVSIFEIPVTDITRAINFYQTILDIDIERMDFPGMEMGLFPYENQLVTGVLMKGEGYQPSSEGVTIYLNGGTDLQIILDKVENNGGKILIPKTPHADESGFFAIFIDSEGNKMGLHSLK, from the coding sequence ATGAAGAGATTTTTTACCACAATGATGCTCTGCTGCCTGGCTGCTTCTTATTCAAAAGGCCAAAACATGGAGTCATCGATAAACACTACAAAAGACATGAATAGCTTCGTTTCCATTTTTGAAATTCCCGTAACGGATATCACTCGCGCCATCAATTTTTACCAGACCATTTTAGATATTGATATTGAAAGGATGGATTTTCCGGGTATGGAAATGGGTCTGTTCCCATATGAAAATCAGCTGGTTACCGGAGTTTTGATGAAAGGAGAAGGTTATCAACCATCGTCAGAAGGAGTAACGATATACTTGAACGGAGGTACAGACCTCCAAATTATTCTTGACAAGGTTGAAAACAATGGAGGGAAGATTTTGATACCCAAAACACCCCACGCCGATGAAAGTGGCTTTTTTGCTATTTTCATTGATTCAGAAGGCAATAAAATGGGTTTACATTCTCTTAAGTAA
- a CDS encoding DJ-1/PfpI family protein: protein MIKYMFGLGFLLAISISSCEQKVASQETTYINKDLPTIGIIIFDAVITNEILAPLDVFSKHTANGEKLFNVIFIAAEQRAYKTEEGMRMLPDFSFENTPDLDVLVIPSSYKPAKQYKDPQLVGFVNQQYDQLDYVATHCAGAFTLAASGKIDNKELVTYITGGESLQKEFPNLKVQDDAVVSVARDGKVFSSNGSLVSYLGSLDLLEALTSSEHRKYVEGSLYLDRLIVSN from the coding sequence ATGATTAAATATATGTTTGGCCTGGGTTTTCTATTGGCCATTAGTATTTCCAGTTGTGAACAAAAAGTGGCTTCTCAAGAAACCACTTACATCAACAAAGATTTGCCGACCATTGGCATCATCATTTTTGATGCGGTGATCACCAATGAAATTTTGGCTCCGCTCGATGTGTTTTCCAAACACACGGCTAATGGAGAAAAACTTTTTAATGTCATTTTTATTGCCGCCGAACAAAGAGCCTATAAAACCGAAGAAGGCATGCGTATGTTGCCCGACTTTTCTTTTGAGAACACACCAGACCTGGATGTATTGGTGATTCCCAGTTCTTATAAGCCCGCCAAACAATACAAGGATCCACAACTGGTTGGTTTTGTCAATCAGCAGTACGATCAATTGGATTATGTGGCCACCCACTGTGCGGGTGCGTTTACCCTGGCTGCTTCAGGGAAAATTGACAATAAAGAGCTGGTGACCTACATTACTGGTGGAGAGTCTCTTCAGAAAGAATTTCCAAACTTGAAAGTACAGGACGATGCTGTGGTTTCTGTGGCGAGAGATGGTAAAGTATTTTCTTCCAATGGGAGCTTAGTGTCTTACCTTGGCTCATTGGACTTACTAGAAGCACTCACTAGCTCAGAACATAGAAAATATGTGGAGGGCTCTCTGTACCTAGATCGGCTAATAGTGTCAAATTGA
- a CDS encoding helix-turn-helix domain-containing protein: MNYQTYQPHSDLESIIRCYWTLELPADPSAQRQRIVPDGCIEMAFILGDDIKRYTSKDSFILQPRAMVLGQTIEPFYIEPTGDVNTFAVSFYPYGFANLVTVPIKDLANKETPIECLLDEKKAKELTRKIIEAEDVGQRIEIIERFLLSKLTRQPMVDHIVKTTIDTLLSKKGSSSISNILKEDLSKRRQLERKFVKQIGISPKQLGKVIRLQGALKMMLNEEGESLTNIAYESEYYDQAHFIKDFREFTGVSPKEFLGNENMVLSSLFYK, from the coding sequence ATGAATTACCAAACCTATCAGCCCCATTCGGACTTAGAATCCATTATTCGTTGCTACTGGACTTTGGAGCTTCCTGCTGATCCTAGCGCGCAAAGACAGCGCATTGTGCCTGATGGATGTATTGAAATGGCTTTTATTCTCGGAGACGATATCAAACGATATACTTCAAAAGATTCATTTATTCTTCAACCTCGTGCCATGGTTCTTGGGCAAACTATTGAACCGTTCTATATTGAGCCCACAGGCGATGTCAATACCTTTGCTGTTAGCTTTTACCCCTATGGTTTTGCTAATTTGGTTACCGTACCTATAAAAGATTTAGCAAACAAGGAGACGCCAATCGAATGCCTGCTAGATGAAAAAAAAGCAAAGGAATTGACCAGGAAAATAATTGAAGCCGAGGACGTTGGACAAAGAATAGAGATCATCGAACGCTTTCTTTTGAGCAAGTTGACGCGGCAACCAATGGTCGACCATATTGTTAAAACGACTATAGATACCCTTTTATCAAAAAAGGGGAGTTCTTCAATAAGCAATATTCTCAAAGAAGATTTATCCAAAAGGAGGCAACTGGAACGGAAGTTTGTGAAACAAATCGGGATCAGTCCGAAGCAATTGGGCAAGGTGATTCGACTTCAAGGCGCATTAAAGATGATGCTAAATGAAGAAGGAGAAAGTTTGACCAACATAGCTTACGAAAGCGAATACTACGATCAAGCCCATTTTATAAAAGACTTCAGGGAGTTTACAGGAGTGAGTCCCAAGGAATTTTTAGGCAATGAAAATATGGTGCTTTCCTCCCTGTTCTACAAATAG
- a CDS encoding SulP family inorganic anion transporter has protein sequence MFELIKNKTQNAKNDILSGMTVALALVPEAVAFAFVAGIDPIIGLYGAFMVGLVTAVIGGRPGMISGATGALAVVMVSLVKEGNDLMPGVEGAGVQYLFATLVIMGLLQMAAGIFKLGKFVRLIPHPVMLGFVNGLAIVIFLSQLGMFKVEGQWLAGTDLWVMLGLVLLTMGIMFGLPKITNKIPAGLAAILTVSLVVIFGGIDTQTVLSFVQSNGGSGIEGGLPSFMIPQIPLTLDTLYFIFPYALILAAIGLIESLMTLTLIDEITETRGSGNKECVAQGTANIINGFFGGMGGCAMIGQSMINVESGGRGRLSGIVAALMLLSFILFFSPYIEQVPIAALVGVMFMVVIGTFAWSSFRIINKIPKADAFVLILVSAVTVMFDLAIAVICGVIVSSLVFAWENATKIRARKTMREDGTKVYEIWGPLFFGSIQAFNGKFTPVEDPDQIEIDFIDSKVSDHSGVEAVRIVVNKYEALGKKVMLKHLSPDCKRVLKKANPKFDEIIISDIDDPRYYVMTEAVGVEA, from the coding sequence ATGTTTGAGCTGATCAAGAATAAAACCCAAAACGCCAAAAATGATATTCTTTCAGGAATGACGGTTGCGCTAGCGCTAGTTCCCGAAGCTGTTGCCTTTGCGTTTGTAGCAGGTATCGATCCTATCATTGGTTTGTATGGTGCCTTCATGGTCGGCTTGGTCACCGCGGTAATCGGTGGTCGCCCAGGAATGATTTCTGGGGCAACTGGCGCACTCGCTGTAGTGATGGTTTCTTTGGTAAAGGAAGGTAATGATTTGATGCCGGGAGTAGAAGGTGCGGGTGTCCAATATTTATTTGCCACTTTGGTGATCATGGGGTTGCTTCAAATGGCTGCGGGTATTTTCAAATTGGGGAAATTCGTGCGTTTGATCCCGCACCCAGTGATGCTGGGCTTTGTCAATGGTTTGGCCATTGTGATTTTCTTGTCTCAGCTAGGTATGTTCAAAGTTGAAGGTCAATGGTTGGCTGGAACTGATCTTTGGGTCATGTTAGGTCTGGTATTATTGACTATGGGTATCATGTTTGGTTTACCTAAAATCACCAATAAAATTCCAGCTGGACTAGCAGCGATTCTAACCGTTTCCTTAGTTGTGATCTTCGGAGGTATTGACACACAAACCGTATTATCATTTGTGCAGTCCAATGGTGGGTCAGGCATAGAAGGAGGTTTACCTTCTTTCATGATTCCTCAGATTCCTCTTACATTAGATACCTTGTACTTCATTTTCCCTTACGCTTTGATTCTTGCCGCCATTGGTTTAATTGAATCATTGATGACATTAACACTCATAGATGAAATCACAGAAACCAGAGGTAGTGGTAATAAAGAATGTGTTGCTCAAGGTACCGCCAATATCATTAATGGATTCTTTGGTGGAATGGGTGGATGTGCCATGATTGGTCAATCAATGATCAACGTGGAATCTGGTGGTCGTGGTCGTTTGTCAGGTATTGTAGCTGCCTTGATGCTCTTGTCTTTTATATTATTCTTTTCTCCATATATCGAACAGGTACCCATTGCAGCTTTAGTAGGTGTCATGTTTATGGTGGTAATCGGAACTTTTGCCTGGTCTAGCTTTAGGATTATCAATAAAATTCCAAAGGCTGATGCCTTTGTTCTCATCCTTGTTTCTGCAGTTACGGTTATGTTTGATTTAGCGATTGCTGTGATTTGTGGTGTGATTGTCTCTTCATTAGTATTCGCTTGGGAAAACGCGACGAAGATTAGAGCACGCAAAACCATGCGAGAAGATGGCACTAAAGTTTATGAAATCTGGGGTCCATTGTTTTTTGGGTCCATACAAGCCTTCAATGGTAAATTCACACCAGTAGAAGATCCGGATCAAATTGAAATAGACTTCATTGATTCTAAAGTATCAGACCATTCAGGTGTAGAAGCGGTAAGAATAGTGGTCAACAAATATGAGGCATTGGGTAAAAAAGTAATGCTTAAACACTTGAGTCCAGACTGTAAAAGAGTGCTGAAAAAAGCCAATCCTAAGTTTGATGAAATTATCATTTCGGATATCGACGACCCGAGGTATTATGTAATGACCGAAGCGGTGGGAGTTGAGGCTTAG
- a CDS encoding glycerophosphodiester phosphodiesterase, whose protein sequence is MNSRNFIWYALPMMIFLGLMWLYEPWFYQRYIASEKLEKIKKRDFKIVGHKGAAGYAPENTLSSFQIAMDMGADMIEVDVHYTKDGEVVVFHDEEVSRTTNGTGRIHEMTLAEVKELDAGYWFSPKFEGEKVPTLGETIDLIHGKMELIIDIKSKGHGYYDGFAERIVEVIDEKGAMDWCIIQAYDEQYLEHAYEADSTIEMKKIMMGEDETHLLAFYINAKSFTDHRNMHEFYGTLNPHYKTLSQRRIFRFHARGYKVYTYVVNERSDMLKMLNMGLDGIITDYPDRMVKIREELEQLDRRRAAGDEETP, encoded by the coding sequence ATGAACAGCCGCAATTTTATCTGGTATGCGCTTCCCATGATGATCTTTTTGGGCCTCATGTGGCTATATGAACCTTGGTTTTATCAAAGATATATTGCCAGCGAAAAACTGGAGAAGATCAAGAAGCGCGATTTTAAAATTGTTGGTCATAAGGGAGCTGCAGGGTATGCACCTGAAAATACGTTGTCCTCATTTCAAATCGCTATGGACATGGGTGCCGATATGATTGAAGTGGATGTGCATTACACTAAAGATGGTGAAGTGGTTGTTTTTCATGATGAGGAAGTATCAAGAACAACTAATGGCACCGGTCGAATTCACGAAATGACTTTGGCAGAGGTTAAGGAGTTGGATGCAGGTTACTGGTTCTCACCAAAGTTCGAGGGTGAAAAAGTACCGACACTAGGAGAAACCATTGATTTGATCCATGGCAAAATGGAGTTGATTATTGACATCAAGTCTAAAGGACATGGTTATTACGATGGCTTTGCCGAGAGAATCGTTGAAGTCATCGATGAAAAAGGAGCTATGGATTGGTGTATTATCCAGGCTTATGATGAGCAGTATCTGGAGCATGCTTATGAAGCGGATTCTACGATCGAAATGAAAAAGATAATGATGGGCGAAGACGAAACCCATTTGTTGGCCTTTTATATTAATGCCAAGAGTTTCACAGACCATAGAAACATGCACGAGTTTTATGGCACATTGAATCCACATTACAAGACCTTATCGCAAAGACGAATTTTCAGATTTCATGCCAGGGGCTACAAAGTGTATACTTATGTAGTAAATGAAAGATCTGATATGCTCAAAATGCTGAATATGGGATTAGACGGTATCATTACTGACTATCCAGATCGTATGGTGAAAATTAGGGAGGAATTGGAGCAGCTAGACAGAAGAAGAGCAGCCGGAGACGAAGAAACACCTTGA
- a CDS encoding saccharopine dehydrogenase family protein, whose product MKFLIYGAYGYTGKLISKLAKDKGLNPMLGGRDAIKTKALADELGFDYRTFDLSESDKLHEALNEVDLILHCAGPFSSTAKVMMQACLSTKTHYLDITGEIEVFELGASFDQKAKDAGILIMPGVGFDVVPSDCLASHLKSKLPDATHLELAFMSESSTSRGTALTMTQGIGKGGAIRKGGKIIPVPHVYATRKLNLDGKEKSFVSIPWGDVSTAYRSTSIPNIMVYTAMHPGQIKKMKFVQKWRWFFNIGLVQSYLQNKVKNTVTGPSEQMREESHCYLWGEVKNAAGETRSAKLTTPEGYKLTAITSLMIVEKLSEQLSGTGFQTPSMAFGADLILNVANTKREDI is encoded by the coding sequence ATGAAATTTCTCATCTACGGTGCGTACGGGTATACAGGAAAACTTATTTCAAAACTGGCTAAAGACAAAGGGCTTAACCCTATGCTGGGTGGGCGTGATGCTATTAAAACTAAAGCACTCGCAGATGAATTAGGTTTTGACTATCGCACTTTTGATCTATCCGAATCCGATAAACTCCATGAAGCATTAAATGAAGTTGACCTTATTTTGCATTGTGCAGGTCCATTTTCTTCAACAGCCAAAGTCATGATGCAGGCATGCCTATCGACTAAAACACACTATTTAGATATTACCGGTGAAATCGAAGTGTTTGAATTGGGCGCGTCATTCGATCAAAAAGCAAAAGATGCTGGGATTTTAATCATGCCTGGCGTAGGATTTGATGTGGTGCCCAGTGATTGTTTGGCTAGTCATTTAAAATCAAAACTTCCAGATGCCACTCATCTTGAACTGGCCTTTATGAGTGAATCTTCCACTTCACGTGGAACGGCCCTCACGATGACACAAGGCATTGGAAAAGGTGGAGCCATTAGAAAAGGTGGAAAAATTATTCCTGTTCCCCATGTATACGCTACCAGAAAATTAAACCTGGATGGAAAAGAAAAATCATTCGTTTCAATTCCGTGGGGAGATGTATCGACTGCCTATAGAAGTACAAGCATCCCCAATATTATGGTGTATACCGCTATGCACCCGGGTCAGATTAAAAAAATGAAGTTCGTTCAAAAGTGGCGTTGGTTTTTCAATATTGGACTGGTGCAGAGCTACCTACAGAACAAAGTCAAAAACACAGTAACAGGACCAAGTGAACAAATGAGGGAAGAAAGTCACTGTTACTTATGGGGTGAGGTCAAGAATGCGGCAGGAGAAACTCGTTCGGCGAAACTCACAACGCCAGAGGGCTATAAACTTACAGCAATCACATCGCTCATGATTGTGGAGAAACTAAGTGAGCAGCTATCGGGGACAGGGTTTCAAACACCAAGTATGGCATTCGGTGCTGATTTAATTTTGAATGTTGCAAACACGAAGCGAGAAGATATTTGA